A DNA window from Flavisolibacter ginsenosidimutans contains the following coding sequences:
- a CDS encoding type VI secretion system contractile sheath protein TssC: MATEVQDVSAQEFKPDVKQQQLELPALETSVNSLVRSGGFDFLEAVVDGVDNLNPVRKAKRSIFLTDESKKTQRGELKKKLQMWVDLLEQCSTVSEMADKSVEKAETAEKLLKGNLKKVLNASRDLEQAYRSVHLFYKNTESPKLKNVAILNASMEQLTNLDEPRFIEFVAKELKAKYDRLDLRQNYSLMVIPGYLKSNTIVDKWAKMAYNNKVMMVTDFVNVETPDDALDLFNDANLTSGDPHKANIIMTCNYIVGRGKKTEVGEEEDVYVPGSAALAGKLYCTKLSQPVAGKTYGSIDEVDTVRFDQQKGDISELENVGLVPLVGEWGRVMPFSAKTLFTGDNLGMQTYSVVRVFDFIAKVLSDFLNRRAFELWNVKMEKNLRTQIVKFLDGIQGPDKLIEKFQIIRFERDENQKDHIFLDIHITPFFPAKSFLVKLDGYKGDDGEEWKASFKQQ, translated from the coding sequence ATGGCTACCGAAGTACAAGACGTAAGCGCACAGGAATTTAAACCCGATGTGAAGCAGCAACAACTCGAGTTGCCTGCGCTTGAAACCTCCGTGAACAGCCTGGTGCGTTCGGGTGGATTTGATTTTCTTGAAGCCGTGGTGGACGGCGTGGACAATTTGAACCCGGTGCGCAAAGCAAAACGTTCCATCTTTTTAACGGACGAAAGCAAGAAGACGCAACGAGGCGAATTAAAAAAGAAGCTGCAGATGTGGGTTGACTTGCTGGAGCAGTGCAGTACGGTTTCGGAGATGGCCGATAAGTCGGTAGAAAAAGCCGAAACAGCCGAAAAGCTCTTGAAAGGCAATTTGAAAAAAGTATTGAATGCAAGCCGCGATTTGGAGCAGGCCTATCGTTCGGTGCACTTGTTTTACAAAAACACGGAATCGCCCAAGCTAAAGAACGTGGCAATTTTAAATGCTTCAATGGAGCAGTTGACAAATCTTGACGAGCCGCGCTTTATTGAATTTGTGGCCAAAGAATTAAAAGCCAAATACGACCGCCTCGACCTGCGGCAGAACTATTCGCTGATGGTGATTCCCGGTTACCTTAAATCAAACACGATTGTGGACAAATGGGCCAAGATGGCTTACAACAACAAGGTGATGATGGTAACAGATTTTGTAAACGTGGAAACACCGGATGATGCGCTGGATTTGTTCAACGATGCCAACCTTACCAGTGGCGATCCGCACAAAGCCAACATTATTATGACCTGCAACTACATTGTTGGTCGTGGCAAAAAAACCGAAGTGGGCGAAGAGGAAGATGTTTACGTTCCGGGTTCGGCCGCATTGGCTGGCAAGTTGTATTGCACCAAATTATCACAACCCGTAGCAGGGAAAACGTATGGTTCTATTGACGAAGTAGATACGGTTCGCTTTGACCAACAGAAAGGCGACATTTCGGAACTGGAAAACGTAGGCTTGGTTCCCTTGGTTGGTGAGTGGGGCCGCGTGATGCCTTTCTCGGCAAAAACCTTGTTCACCGGCGATAACCTCGGCATGCAGACATACTCAGTCGTTCGTGTATTTGACTTCATCGCCAAAGTGCTTTCCGACTTCTTGAACCGCCGGGCCTTTGAGCTTTGGAACGTGAAGATGGAAAAAAACCTGCGCACACAAATCGTCAAATTCCTCGACGGCATTCAAGGCCCCGACAAGCTGATTGAGAAGTTTCAAATCATTCGTTTTGAAAGAGACGAGAATCAAAAAGACCACATCTTTTTGGACATCCACATCACGCCTTTCTTCCCCGCGAAAAGCTTCCTGGTAAAACTGGATGGCTACAAAGGCGACGATGGCGAAGAATGGAAAGCTTCGTTTAAACAACAATAA
- a CDS encoding formylglycine-generating enzyme family protein, which produces MKKQLILSLFLFLVGFECFAQVPVRDEDGGLKKGKAQKKTVMSVPAAVLLSFKADHDFYLTVDDKKRGDKIMANKLESIKLPVGVHKLSFEEADSTGETQERYFRLTSEMAKQKDSVFSISFKNDFQAIMNAYPSTAMTTVSHTASSDQDAQLKAVAKELFDSMVLIQGGSFTTTVKSGQKTATPQVVTVRSLYVGKYEVTQRQWQAVMGMNSNSQKNCTDCPVEGVSWNEVNSFIQKLNKASGKKFRLPTEMEWEYTAKKCITEAKGWSSEPAINDQIFKTAAGSSAWFEQRTAHKVGEKQPLAGLYDLLGNVAEWCADGGDKKVFKGGSYKSKEEELRIAARSTARPDDKPNAVGFRLVTDTD; this is translated from the coding sequence ATGAAAAAGCAATTGATACTGTCGCTGTTTTTGTTTCTTGTGGGCTTTGAATGTTTTGCCCAAGTGCCGGTACGTGATGAGGACGGAGGATTGAAAAAAGGAAAAGCCCAAAAGAAAACTGTAATGTCCGTACCGGCGGCTGTGCTTTTATCGTTCAAAGCAGACCACGATTTTTATTTAACGGTGGACGATAAAAAGCGCGGCGATAAAATTATGGCGAACAAACTCGAAAGCATTAAGCTGCCCGTTGGCGTGCACAAGCTTTCTTTTGAAGAAGCCGACTCCACCGGCGAAACCCAGGAGCGTTATTTCCGCCTTACATCCGAGATGGCAAAACAGAAAGATTCGGTTTTCTCAATAAGTTTTAAAAACGATTTCCAGGCTATCATGAACGCTTATCCGTCCACGGCAATGACGACGGTAAGTCATACGGCTTCAAGCGATCAGGATGCACAACTAAAAGCCGTTGCAAAAGAGCTTTTCGACAGCATGGTTTTAATACAAGGCGGCAGCTTTACCACAACCGTTAAAAGCGGACAAAAAACGGCCACGCCGCAGGTTGTCACCGTGCGTTCGCTGTACGTGGGCAAATACGAAGTAACCCAACGGCAATGGCAGGCGGTTATGGGCATGAACAGCAATTCTCAAAAAAATTGCACCGACTGTCCGGTGGAAGGCGTAAGCTGGAATGAAGTAAATTCTTTCATCCAAAAGCTGAACAAAGCAAGCGGCAAAAAATTTCGTCTGCCGACAGAAATGGAGTGGGAATACACCGCAAAAAAATGCATCACCGAAGCAAAAGGCTGGTCATCCGAACCGGCGATTAATGATCAAATATTTAAAACTGCCGCCGGTTCATCGGCTTGGTTTGAGCAAAGAACTGCACACAAGGTTGGCGAAAAACAACCGCTTGCCGGCCTGTATGATTTATTGGGCAATGTAGCTGAATGGTGCGCCGATGGCGGTGATAAAAAAGTTTTCAAAGGCGGTTCGTACAAAAGCAAAGAAGAAGAATTGCGCATCGCAGCACGCAGCACAGCCCGTCCCGATGATAAACCGAATGCTGTGGGTTTTCGATTGGTAACAGACACCGACTAA
- a CDS encoding PKD domain-containing protein: MNTASITTRTITGLDYRVWLSILLTWLVCLGWYGYNKMKEWERMAKPCADARIIVNGKDTEAIAVCYPDRIATFRLQGIGAARADWNFGDGTTVSKEAIAQHQYTAVGIYTVVATVNGGCEFRRAVTVTTPLAKTPDKGIIEIIPDSIAPKAGNTVRFYAVCDIVPRSYEWKLIGTNEVRYDSTAAFQFLTAGKYTVQLVVNNNPAMAKTKTIDVAEPPQAPLVNSPLSSGTGGNPPVPGPLFPNDPSNGGQKSPAQNTGASNGGGTTGEPPKTEQAKPKATVIDPDGFKSLLQEVLEGNKEVSDLYPFLDYMGSTKVVVNGKDEMKITDFVREKRKKKIEALDFQKDDKNGIQKIKVKLKRGGILGFLK; this comes from the coding sequence ATGAATACAGCCAGTATCACCACCCGAACCATTACCGGCCTCGATTACCGGGTGTGGCTGTCGATACTGCTTACTTGGCTTGTTTGTTTGGGCTGGTACGGCTACAACAAAATGAAAGAGTGGGAGAGAATGGCCAAGCCCTGTGCCGATGCACGAATCATCGTTAACGGCAAGGATACGGAGGCGATTGCTGTTTGCTATCCTGACCGAATTGCAACCTTCCGTTTGCAGGGTATAGGAGCCGCAAGAGCCGATTGGAATTTTGGCGATGGTACCACTGTGAGCAAAGAAGCGATTGCACAACATCAATACACAGCCGTAGGCATATATACAGTGGTGGCTACGGTTAACGGCGGATGTGAATTTCGAAGAGCGGTAACAGTTACGACGCCGCTTGCAAAAACCCCCGACAAGGGTATCATTGAAATCATTCCTGATTCAATTGCCCCAAAAGCTGGAAATACAGTTAGGTTCTACGCCGTTTGCGACATCGTTCCCAGATCGTACGAATGGAAGCTGATAGGTACAAACGAAGTCCGGTATGATTCAACCGCGGCTTTTCAATTCTTGACGGCAGGAAAGTATACTGTTCAATTGGTTGTTAACAATAATCCGGCAATGGCGAAAACCAAAACTATAGACGTTGCAGAACCGCCTCAGGCGCCACTTGTCAACAGTCCGCTCAGCAGCGGTACAGGCGGAAATCCGCCTGTGCCTGGACCATTGTTTCCAAATGATCCTTCAAACGGCGGACAAAAATCGCCCGCACAAAATACGGGGGCGAGCAACGGTGGAGGCACTACAGGTGAACCGCCGAAAACGGAGCAGGCCAAGCCAAAGGCAACCGTCATTGATCCGGATGGTTTCAAAAGTCTTTTGCAGGAAGTGCTGGAGGGCAATAAAGAAGTCAGCGACTTGTACCCGTTTCTCGACTATATGGGCAGCACAAAAGTGGTGGTGAACGGCAAAGATGAAATGAAGATCACCGATTTCGTTAGAGAGAAGAGAAAGAAAAAAATTGAAGCACTGGACTTTCAAAAAGACGATAAAAATGGCATTCAAAAAATTAAAGTGAAGTTGAAGCGGGGTGGGATTTTAGGATTCCTTAAATAG
- a CDS encoding lytic transglycosylase domain-containing protein, producing the protein MRKKFFLFWLILNSLALTACARDITFCGERIPVDNAFVAKKLMDAIRSQLKYVDLPGLHRDAQRYFPMIEYILKKCNMPDDLKYIPIVESGFRNATSPAGAQGFWQLMKGTATDFGLRVDNAVDERNDIYKATIVALRKLAGDFKLLRNQQNIASWVLTAAAYNWGIGRVIGRVERGSTNYFAMQLNPETAVYVYKIVAIKELFEYPELYLKNFQYNVFSRTKPFVTAPNPNLKDFENLKLGVNKDVAPDDEVIKNTEKPSESDVEKARKEKVMAAAKLVDAQIDGKYPGFKDGDSITIKLNDDLQTLNGFQRKGTRITGKGWIIDDRVFIDLGFNSDNVILYDGNSEQGIALDNVKNKVQVILRVQN; encoded by the coding sequence ATGCGAAAGAAATTTTTTCTCTTTTGGCTCATTCTAAACTCACTTGCACTAACCGCCTGTGCCAGAGACATTACCTTTTGCGGGGAACGCATTCCCGTTGACAACGCCTTCGTCGCAAAGAAACTTATGGACGCCATTCGCAGCCAGCTTAAATACGTTGACTTGCCAGGTTTGCACCGCGATGCGCAACGCTATTTTCCGATGATTGAATACATTCTGAAGAAATGCAACATGCCCGACGACCTCAAATACATTCCTATTGTGGAAAGCGGTTTTCGGAACGCAACCTCACCTGCGGGGGCACAAGGTTTTTGGCAACTGATGAAAGGAACCGCGACGGATTTTGGCCTAAGGGTAGACAATGCTGTTGACGAACGAAACGATATTTACAAAGCCACTATCGTAGCGCTGCGCAAACTGGCTGGCGATTTCAAATTGCTTCGCAATCAGCAAAATATCGCTTCCTGGGTGCTGACGGCCGCTGCTTACAACTGGGGCATCGGGCGGGTAATTGGCAGAGTTGAAAGGGGTAGCACCAACTATTTTGCGATGCAATTAAATCCCGAAACCGCTGTTTACGTGTACAAGATTGTGGCTATTAAAGAGCTGTTTGAATACCCGGAGCTTTACCTCAAAAATTTCCAATACAACGTCTTCAGTCGCACAAAGCCTTTTGTCACCGCACCCAATCCAAACCTGAAAGACTTTGAGAATTTGAAACTGGGCGTAAACAAAGACGTAGCGCCGGACGATGAGGTGATTAAGAACACAGAGAAGCCTTCGGAATCGGACGTTGAAAAAGCACGAAAGGAAAAGGTGATGGCCGCTGCAAAATTGGTGGATGCGCAGATTGACGGCAAATACCCTGGCTTTAAAGACGGTGATTCCATTACCATAAAGTTGAACGATGACTTGCAAACCCTGAACGGCTTTCAGCGAAAAGGTACCCGCATCACCGGCAAAGGATGGATCATTGACGACCGTGTGTTTATTGATTTGGGCTTTAATTCAGACAACGTGATTTTATACGACGGTAACAGCGAGCAAGGCATTGCCTTAGACAACGTGAAGAACAAGGTCCAGGTGATTTTGCGTGTGCAGAACTGA
- a CDS encoding bifunctional serine/threonine-protein kinase/formylglycine-generating enzyme family protein — protein MDFQTRYEFDPKKDLLGKGGFSKVYKANDILLERVVALKFFTAKTADKYQILNEIKKVIRFEHPNLCKYYDVALLNYKNVLDETEQMEVGIMEYIDAGDFKSYIKKHPESTDKLLIDVLKGLAYLHKHGMAHRDLKPQNILIKMVDDEPVGKITDFGISKLIDSGDDANSSALLGTIEYMAPEQFNPKKYGINGRITTNLDLWSFGLLVYESICRQSLFGSRSSGISAEQVMANILSDMPLEKAESLPQKYREIVSRCLVKNAAERVQNALELIPLFQEGGLPSGPIPVYSQTDSGKISITETQVLTPPLPITTDVTEVLNLVNESHETKEEQPPEQLAESLRAEETQMLDLHEPKEEEPQTFETTEDFSSNETQVLQPVSSTEEVTQVLPQPLPVAEESRILIAEPEVEVEQATQVLNKNTIKPLPKEENGYDRLWTKALTESKRRKEAERRRRKTTLLLLAAILLVGAFVAFVLLKSSSANTVAKKEEVKPPKLVPSSASFFAPPQTEPVAGGTFMMGDENAKAGSATVAHPVSLNPFAMGKYEVTVDQFRQFINETKYVTTAENNGKSQVFVNGKWPYKPQVNWRYDVYGNLLDSNTKNLPVVHVSWSDATEYCRWLSKKTGNAFRLPTEAEWEFAARGGDSSSRFLYSGGNNVDSVAWYDQNAGKNLHPIGTKAANALGLYDMSGNVAEWCSDWYDKEYYKSSPKENPQGPAEPLKDQRKVLRGGAWGMPKSFARCTDHIGYSEDQTGGNIGFRVCKTTN, from the coding sequence ATGGATTTTCAAACACGATACGAATTTGATCCGAAAAAGGACCTGTTGGGAAAGGGTGGCTTCTCAAAAGTGTACAAGGCTAACGACATTTTGTTGGAGCGTGTTGTGGCCTTGAAATTCTTTACAGCCAAAACCGCGGACAAGTATCAAATCCTGAACGAAATAAAAAAGGTCATCCGTTTCGAACATCCAAACCTGTGTAAATATTACGACGTTGCCCTGCTCAATTACAAAAACGTGCTGGATGAAACCGAGCAAATGGAAGTGGGCATCATGGAATATATTGATGCCGGCGATTTTAAATCATACATTAAGAAACACCCCGAATCCACCGACAAGCTTCTGATTGATGTGCTGAAAGGGCTGGCTTACCTGCACAAACACGGCATGGCGCATCGTGATCTGAAGCCACAAAACATTTTAATTAAGATGGTGGACGATGAGCCGGTAGGCAAGATCACCGACTTCGGCATCAGCAAGCTCATTGACTCCGGCGACGATGCTAACTCAAGTGCCTTGCTCGGCACCATAGAATACATGGCGCCCGAACAATTCAATCCCAAAAAATACGGCATCAACGGCCGCATCACCACCAATCTTGACCTGTGGAGCTTTGGATTGTTGGTGTACGAATCCATTTGCCGCCAGTCTTTGTTCGGTAGCCGCAGTTCGGGCATTAGCGCGGAGCAGGTGATGGCAAACATCTTAAGCGACATGCCGCTTGAAAAAGCCGAAAGCCTTCCGCAGAAATACCGCGAGATCGTGAGCCGTTGTCTTGTAAAAAACGCAGCCGAACGGGTGCAGAATGCGCTTGAGTTAATACCCTTGTTTCAGGAGGGTGGCCTTCCTTCGGGACCCATTCCGGTTTATTCCCAAACCGACTCGGGAAAAATTTCAATCACCGAAACGCAAGTGCTTACACCGCCTCTTCCCATTACTACCGATGTAACGGAAGTGCTGAACCTTGTAAACGAATCTCACGAGACAAAAGAAGAGCAACCGCCGGAACAATTAGCCGAAAGCCTGCGGGCTGAAGAAACGCAGATGCTGGATTTGCACGAACCAAAGGAAGAGGAACCACAAACGTTTGAAACAACAGAGGATTTTTCTTCAAACGAAACGCAGGTTTTGCAACCCGTTAGCAGCACCGAAGAAGTGACGCAAGTGCTTCCCCAGCCACTGCCCGTTGCAGAAGAATCGCGGATATTGATAGCTGAACCGGAAGTGGAAGTTGAACAGGCCACGCAAGTTCTCAACAAGAACACAATTAAGCCGCTGCCCAAAGAGGAAAACGGCTACGACCGTTTATGGACGAAAGCGTTAACGGAAAGCAAGCGGAGAAAAGAGGCGGAGAGAAGAAGGAGAAAGACCACCTTGCTCTTGCTCGCGGCCATTCTGTTGGTAGGTGCTTTTGTTGCCTTTGTTTTGTTGAAATCATCATCCGCTAACACAGTGGCAAAGAAGGAAGAGGTCAAGCCACCGAAACTGGTGCCCTCCTCAGCGTCTTTCTTTGCACCGCCTCAAACAGAACCGGTAGCCGGCGGAACGTTTATGATGGGCGATGAAAACGCGAAGGCCGGAAGCGCTACGGTTGCGCATCCTGTAAGTCTGAATCCCTTTGCCATGGGCAAATACGAAGTAACGGTAGATCAGTTCAGGCAGTTCATAAACGAAACCAAATACGTAACCACAGCGGAAAATAACGGCAAAAGCCAGGTATTCGTTAACGGCAAATGGCCTTACAAGCCACAAGTCAACTGGCGCTATGACGTTTATGGAAATTTATTGGATTCAAACACGAAGAACCTTCCGGTTGTGCACGTGAGTTGGTCGGACGCAACTGAATACTGCCGGTGGTTATCTAAAAAAACAGGAAACGCTTTCCGCCTTCCTACTGAAGCGGAATGGGAGTTTGCCGCAAGAGGCGGCGACAGTTCGAGCCGTTTTTTATACAGCGGCGGTAACAACGTTGACAGCGTGGCTTGGTACGATCAAAACGCCGGCAAAAATCTTCATCCCATCGGAACCAAGGCCGCCAATGCTCTCGGCCTATACGACATGAGCGGCAATGTGGCCGAATGGTGCAGCGATTGGTACGACAAAGAATACTACAAATCCAGCCCTAAGGAAAATCCGCAAGGGCCTGCAGAACCACTAAAGGATCAGAGAAAGGTTCTTCGTGGCGGTGCCTGGGGAATGCCGAAAAGTTTTGCTCGCTGCACCGATCATATAGGTTACAGTGAAGACCAAACCGGAGGCAACATTGGTTTCCGCGTTTGTAAAACAACAAACTAA
- a CDS encoding PP2C family protein-serine/threonine phosphatase, protein MISATEIFCLNELGGRTNNEDFVSPRKGTASLSDKLFIVCDGVGGEKKGEVASQIACLSIQEYIKKQAPLNGREKGVIQNAVYHANEKLAAYVQTDADAKRMSTTLALVLLGEASVTAAWCGDTRIHHVRNGDILWKSKDHSLVSELVSQGELTEEEARRHPQRNIITRSLNALNYNNVVDYHEIKNFVTGDYLLLCTDGLLEQINDGLIGEILTNKNEKDKAKSFLSFCEGATRDNFSMYLIRGQVTEPSKRRRPVPFIVLTIVVCLVLLWLAFFFFRKS, encoded by the coding sequence TTGATTTCAGCTACGGAAATATTTTGCCTGAACGAATTGGGTGGCCGCACCAACAACGAAGATTTTGTTTCGCCGCGGAAGGGAACCGCCTCGTTAAGCGACAAACTCTTTATTGTTTGCGATGGTGTGGGCGGCGAAAAAAAAGGCGAGGTGGCCAGCCAAATTGCCTGCCTTTCCATTCAGGAATACATCAAAAAGCAAGCACCGCTTAATGGCCGCGAGAAAGGCGTCATACAAAATGCCGTGTATCACGCAAACGAAAAATTGGCGGCCTACGTGCAAACCGATGCCGATGCAAAACGCATGAGCACAACGCTTGCACTGGTGCTTTTGGGCGAAGCTTCTGTAACGGCCGCATGGTGCGGCGACACACGGATTCACCACGTTCGCAACGGCGACATCCTTTGGAAGAGTAAAGATCACTCGCTGGTGAGTGAATTGGTAAGCCAGGGAGAGTTAACGGAAGAAGAAGCGCGGCGGCATCCGCAACGAAACATCATCACCCGAAGCCTGAACGCGTTAAACTATAACAACGTTGTTGACTATCACGAAATAAAGAATTTCGTAACGGGTGATTACCTCCTGCTCTGCACCGACGGCTTGCTGGAGCAAATCAACGACGGCTTGATTGGCGAGATACTGACGAATAAAAATGAAAAAGACAAAGCCAAATCCTTTCTCAGCTTTTGCGAAGGAGCAACAAGAGACAATTTTTCCATGTATCTCATTCGCGGGCAAGTTACGGAGCCATCCAAGCGCCGCAGGCCGGTGCCGTTCATCGTTTTGACAATCGTAGTTTGTCTTGTGCTGTTGTGGCTTGCCTTTTTCTTCTTCAGAAAATCTTAG
- a CDS encoding TssN family type VI secretion system protein, whose amino-acid sequence MVIQFFLAFFGSVLVCAIALAVVVKNLSEGFATSGKKPFVYGALSGILTSLAGYLAAYLLTNPFELFWYLGGIFLLFGIVHLLFVHKRYFGGQKYDQNKVLVAEIVFGLSVVFFAIVVFSSLQYFLKKDRDFLFYPVLLSSLLFFVPLLFSHSFQAAFDIPATTFPTWHYPLNNPIELPDPEDMPNERILVIGFEIAKKTAEGRKTYFRAKGPESMKLGEFFYHFMNEYNESYSETPIEYADRTLKPHEWWFSQKTKWFGGQRIYNPEISIRENGIKENTVIVCERIPRPEPISSKIQQRV is encoded by the coding sequence ATGGTGATTCAATTTTTTCTGGCCTTTTTTGGAAGCGTTTTGGTTTGTGCAATTGCCTTGGCGGTGGTCGTGAAGAACCTCTCTGAAGGCTTTGCTACCAGCGGAAAAAAGCCTTTTGTTTACGGTGCGTTGTCCGGCATTCTAACGTCCCTGGCCGGTTACCTGGCGGCTTACCTTTTGACCAACCCTTTTGAACTGTTCTGGTATTTGGGTGGCATTTTTTTGTTGTTCGGTATTGTGCACCTGCTCTTTGTTCACAAGCGTTATTTTGGCGGACAGAAATACGATCAAAACAAAGTACTGGTTGCCGAAATAGTGTTTGGCTTGTCGGTTGTCTTCTTTGCCATTGTCGTGTTTTCATCACTGCAATATTTTTTAAAAAAAGACAGGGACTTTCTCTTCTATCCGGTTTTGTTAAGCTCCCTGCTGTTCTTCGTACCGCTGCTTTTTTCCCATTCGTTTCAAGCGGCCTTTGACATACCCGCAACCACCTTTCCTACCTGGCACTATCCGTTGAACAACCCGATAGAACTGCCCGATCCTGAAGACATGCCGAACGAACGGATTCTTGTTATCGGTTTTGAGATTGCAAAAAAGACAGCGGAGGGCCGTAAAACTTATTTCCGCGCCAAAGGCCCTGAAAGCATGAAGCTGGGGGAGTTTTTTTACCACTTCATGAACGAATACAACGAGAGTTACAGCGAAACGCCGATTGAATACGCCGACCGTACTTTAAAGCCTCACGAATGGTGGTTTAGCCAAAAGACAAAATGGTTTGGAGGCCAACGGATTTACAATCCGGAAATCTCCATTCGCGAAAACGGTATCAAAGAAAATACGGTTATTGTTTGCGAACGCATACCCCGTCCCGAACCCATTTCAAGCAAGATTCAACAACGCGTATGA
- a CDS encoding FHA domain-containing protein yields the protein MEKAEALEFIGLKEPLTEETVLAKCTERFNYYHMLYANAPSKVIEKIQQQNLEKLNRVKHILLEDIAAKKAAFNKRFSEPAINHQTPPALAEKKQVVAWLIVHTENKKAETFPVYEGINYIGRKNKEDGANSIVLADDPFVSRTHAFIKAKRINGDLQAALYDGDGSKPSANGVFLNGKETRINQHCSLAENDTMQIGTTKLVFKIKKEDKTISGELEDVLRTGFIRTVDVKRI from the coding sequence ATGGAAAAAGCAGAAGCACTGGAGTTTATTGGTTTGAAGGAGCCGTTAACCGAAGAAACGGTTCTGGCCAAATGCACCGAGCGGTTTAATTATTATCACATGCTTTACGCAAACGCACCAAGCAAGGTCATCGAAAAAATTCAGCAGCAAAACCTGGAAAAGCTGAACCGCGTAAAGCACATTTTGCTGGAAGACATTGCCGCAAAAAAAGCTGCTTTCAACAAGCGGTTTTCAGAACCCGCCATCAATCACCAAACCCCACCAGCGCTTGCAGAAAAGAAACAAGTAGTGGCTTGGCTGATTGTACACACCGAAAACAAAAAGGCCGAAACCTTTCCCGTGTACGAAGGCATTAATTACATCGGCCGAAAGAACAAAGAAGACGGTGCAAACAGTATTGTTCTTGCAGACGATCCCTTTGTAAGCCGCACACACGCCTTCATCAAAGCCAAGCGAATCAACGGCGATTTGCAAGCCGCTTTGTACGATGGCGATGGCAGTAAACCCAGTGCGAACGGCGTGTTTTTAAACGGGAAAGAAACGCGCATTAACCAGCATTGCTCCCTGGCCGAAAATGACACAATGCAGATAGGAACAACAAAGCTTGTATTTAAAATAAAAAAAGAAGACAAGACCATTAGCGGCGAATTGGAAGACGTGCTGCGCACCGGTTTTATCCGCACCGTTGACGTCAAGAGAATCTGA
- the tssO gene encoding type VI secretion system TssO encodes MKPLNSAERTNAFLRFLLLFLITVALIVTVIFFSIEVPRKENDQLRQKVLAMQKEKETSESFDAAVVAVSNELKEFDASKEPPAAKYYKIKVGIDKMSDLLKGFSNADNLANSFIVQSLADLNDAKLKLSNK; translated from the coding sequence ATGAAACCGCTCAACAGCGCCGAAAGAACCAATGCCTTTCTTCGTTTCCTGCTTCTGTTTTTAATCACCGTTGCGTTGATTGTTACCGTTATATTTTTTAGCATAGAAGTGCCGCGGAAAGAGAATGATCAGTTGCGCCAAAAAGTGCTGGCTATGCAAAAGGAAAAGGAGACTTCCGAATCGTTTGATGCAGCAGTAGTGGCGGTATCGAATGAGCTAAAGGAATTCGATGCTTCAAAGGAGCCGCCAGCAGCGAAGTATTATAAAATCAAAGTTGGCATTGATAAAATGAGTGACTTGCTCAAAGGCTTTTCTAACGCCGACAACCTGGCAAACAGTTTCATTGTTCAAAGCCTTGCGGATTTAAACGATGCAAAACTTAAGTTGAGTAATAAGTAG